A region from the Cryptosporangium arvum DSM 44712 genome encodes:
- a CDS encoding cytochrome c oxidase assembly protein, translated as MSAPTALTSISASSELAPFTPATLFTAANLDQWMAIALVAAAGLYLYGVHKLRARGDRWPIGRTLAFVPGGLGIVAVATLSGLGTYDDTLFSAHMIQHMLLSMVGPILMALGAPVTLALRTLPAKPKSWLLKFLHSRYFRLISHPLIAFTFFIATPYALYLSGWYPATLTSTWLHEFTHVHFMVVGSLFFWPLIGLDPLPGRWPYPARALMMIISMPLHAVLGVIIMQMAGRIATAYYEGLNLSWISPEMDQQVGGGLLWASGDLISLLMLAAFVTQWIRSDERTAARIDRQLDRTTGEDNALEAYNAHLARLAGRPVTDQR; from the coding sequence GTGTCGGCCCCCACTGCTCTGACCAGCATTTCGGCCAGCTCCGAGCTAGCGCCGTTTACTCCGGCAACGCTGTTCACTGCCGCCAACCTCGACCAGTGGATGGCGATCGCGCTCGTCGCCGCCGCCGGCCTGTACCTCTACGGCGTCCACAAGTTGCGGGCCCGCGGCGACCGCTGGCCGATCGGACGAACACTCGCGTTCGTCCCCGGCGGGCTGGGCATCGTCGCGGTCGCGACGCTCTCCGGGCTCGGCACCTACGACGACACGCTGTTCAGCGCGCACATGATCCAGCACATGCTGCTGAGCATGGTGGGGCCGATCCTGATGGCGCTCGGCGCGCCGGTGACGCTGGCCCTGCGCACGCTCCCGGCGAAGCCGAAGAGCTGGCTGCTCAAGTTCCTCCACAGCCGCTACTTCCGGCTCATCAGCCACCCGCTGATCGCGTTCACGTTCTTCATCGCGACGCCGTACGCGCTGTACCTCTCCGGCTGGTACCCGGCGACGCTGACCAGCACCTGGCTGCACGAGTTCACGCACGTGCACTTCATGGTCGTCGGTTCGCTGTTCTTCTGGCCGCTGATCGGCCTGGACCCGCTGCCCGGCCGGTGGCCCTACCCCGCGCGGGCGCTGATGATGATCATCTCGATGCCGCTGCACGCGGTGCTCGGCGTGATCATCATGCAGATGGCCGGCCGGATCGCCACCGCGTACTACGAGGGCCTGAACCTGAGCTGGATCTCCCCCGAGATGGATCAGCAGGTCGGCGGTGGCCTGCTGTGGGCCTCCGGCGACCTGATCAGCCTGCTCATGCTGGCCGCGTTCGTCACCCAGTGGATCCGCTCGGACGAGCGCACCGCGGCACGCATCGACCGCCAGCTCGACCGCACCACGGGTGAGGACAACGCGCTGGAGGCGTACAACGCGCACCTCGCCCGGCTGGCGGGCAGGCCGGTCACCGACCAGCGCTAG
- the trpD gene encoding anthranilate phosphoribosyltransferase, with product MNHTWPSLLNTLLAREALAPEQTSWAMSRIMAGDATPVQIAAFAMALRSKGETAAEISGLVAGMLAAATPIDVSPDAVDIVGTGGDQAHTVNISTMAAIVVAGAGIPVVKHGNRAASSSTGAADLLEYLGVPISMTPELASVCVREAGIAFCFAPIYHPGMRHAGVPRKEMGVPTFFNFLGPLTNPGRVRASAVGCANLRMAPVMAEVFAQRGASAVVMRGEDGLDEFTTTAPTRLWVVADGSVTETVLDAADLGIPRAAREDLRGADAAFNAKVARSVLAGDRGPVRDAVVLNAAAGIAAYDGFSGGLEASLRAGLEKAATSIDSGSAGTALDRWIAVATQG from the coding sequence ATGAACCACACCTGGCCTTCGCTGCTCAACACGCTGCTGGCCCGCGAGGCGCTGGCGCCCGAGCAGACCAGCTGGGCGATGTCCAGGATCATGGCCGGCGACGCCACCCCGGTCCAGATCGCCGCGTTCGCGATGGCGCTGCGCTCGAAGGGTGAGACCGCGGCGGAGATCAGCGGGCTGGTCGCGGGAATGCTCGCGGCCGCGACGCCGATCGACGTCTCGCCGGACGCGGTCGACATCGTCGGTACCGGCGGGGACCAGGCCCACACCGTCAACATCTCGACGATGGCCGCGATCGTGGTGGCCGGCGCCGGCATTCCCGTCGTGAAGCACGGCAACCGGGCCGCTTCCAGCAGCACCGGCGCCGCCGACCTGCTGGAGTACCTCGGCGTCCCGATCTCGATGACGCCTGAGCTGGCGTCGGTGTGCGTCCGCGAGGCCGGGATCGCGTTCTGCTTCGCGCCGATCTACCACCCCGGGATGCGCCACGCCGGCGTCCCGCGGAAAGAGATGGGCGTCCCGACGTTCTTCAACTTCCTCGGGCCGCTCACCAACCCCGGCCGGGTCCGGGCCAGCGCGGTGGGCTGCGCGAACCTGCGGATGGCTCCGGTGATGGCCGAGGTCTTCGCGCAGCGGGGCGCCTCCGCCGTGGTGATGCGGGGCGAGGACGGCCTGGACGAGTTCACCACCACCGCGCCGACCCGGCTCTGGGTCGTCGCCGACGGTTCGGTCACCGAGACCGTGCTGGACGCCGCCGACCTCGGGATCCCACGGGCCGCCCGGGAGGACCTCCGGGGCGCCGACGCGGCGTTCAACGCGAAGGTCGCCCGATCCGTCCTGGCCGGCGACCGCGGCCCGGTACGCGACGCTGTCGTCCTCAACGCCGCCGCCGGTATCGCGGCCTACGACGGCTTCTCCGGGGGCCTGGAGGCCTCGCTGCGGGCCGGTCTGGAGAAGGCCGCCACGTCGATCGACTCCGGCTCCGCCGGCACCGCGCTGGACCGCTGGATCGCCGTCGCCACCCAGGGCTGA
- a CDS encoding cytochrome c oxidase subunit 3, translating into MTTATTSIEKSQIHSLTRPNMVSVGTIVWLSSELMFFAALFAMYFSIRASGPGQRLWAEETEHLNVPYALVFTTILVLSSVTCQIGVFRAEVGDVYGLRRWFALTFVMGLIFVLGQAYEYQHLVHEGVTIPANGYGTMFYLTTGFHGLHVIGGLIAFLLMMGRSTLGPFTPAQATSAIVVSYYWHFVDVVWIGLFATIYFVK; encoded by the coding sequence GTGACGACGGCCACGACCAGTATCGAGAAGAGCCAGATCCACTCGCTGACGCGCCCGAACATGGTCAGCGTCGGAACGATCGTGTGGCTCTCCAGCGAGCTCATGTTCTTCGCGGCTTTGTTCGCGATGTACTTCTCGATCCGAGCTTCCGGCCCGGGTCAGCGTCTCTGGGCTGAGGAGACGGAGCACCTCAACGTCCCGTACGCCTTGGTGTTCACGACGATCCTGGTGCTGTCCTCCGTGACGTGCCAGATCGGTGTGTTCCGCGCCGAGGTCGGCGACGTCTACGGGCTTCGGCGCTGGTTCGCGCTGACGTTCGTGATGGGGCTGATCTTCGTTCTCGGCCAGGCCTACGAGTACCAGCACCTGGTGCACGAGGGCGTGACGATCCCCGCCAACGGCTACGGGACGATGTTCTACCTGACCACCGGGTTCCACGGTCTGCACGTGATCGGTGGCCTGATCGCCTTCCTGCTGATGATGGGCCGCAGCACGCTCGGCCCGTTCACGCCGGCCCAGGCGACCAGCGCGATCGTCGTCTCCTACTACTGGCACTTCGTCGACGTGGTGTGGATCGGTCTGTTCGCGACGATCTACTTCGTCAAATGA